The following proteins are encoded in a genomic region of Streptococcus constellatus subsp. constellatus:
- a CDS encoding beta-glucoside-specific PTS transporter subunit IIABC, with protein sequence MSYKDTAQKILNAIGGKENVNRVTHCVTRLRLELKDENLVNDNDVKKIPGVIGIMKKNGQYQIILGNDVANYYKEFIKLGNFELDAVEQVPKGNILERIIEYIAGSMTPIIPAMLGGGMLKVLVIILPMLGILKSDSQTIAFLTFFGDAPYYFLPLLLAYSASQKLKVTSTLAMSVAGVLLHPNFVQMVQSRNPLSLFGAPVTPASYGSSVIPILIMVWLMKYIEKFIGKLTPAVTKSFLQPTLVLLVSSFIALVVVGPIGVIVGEGLSNLVGQMYGVAGWLTLAILGAIMPFIVMTGMHWAFAPIFLAASIATPDVLILPAMLGSNLAQGAASMAVALKSKNNNTKQIAFAAGFSALLAGITEPALYGVTLKYKKPLYAAMIGGGLAGLFAGLTSVKAYLFAVPSLIALPQFIYSGVPSNIVNALIVAIISVVITFVLAYIFGIDEEESSSSVEVEAGVSNKKVVFSPISGEIIPLRDVQDKTFSDKLIGDGVAIIPSEGKVYAPFDGEITNIFPTKHAIGLKSDEGVELLIHIGLDTVELKGQGFISYVEEGDRIFKNQLIFEMDLNLIKDKGYETVTPVIVTNTNDFLDVLVLPNNQTIEHSKELLVIL encoded by the coding sequence GATGAAAATTTAGTAAATGATAATGACGTGAAGAAGATACCGGGTGTAATTGGTATTATGAAAAAGAATGGGCAATATCAAATTATACTTGGTAATGATGTAGCTAATTATTATAAAGAATTCATCAAACTTGGTAATTTTGAATTAGATGCAGTTGAACAAGTACCTAAAGGAAATATTTTAGAAAGAATCATTGAGTACATTGCAGGTTCTATGACCCCAATCATTCCAGCAATGCTGGGAGGAGGGATGCTGAAAGTCTTGGTAATCATTTTACCAATGCTTGGCATATTGAAATCAGATTCTCAAACTATTGCTTTTCTGACATTTTTTGGAGATGCTCCATATTATTTCTTACCTCTGTTATTAGCGTATTCTGCTTCACAAAAATTAAAAGTAACATCTACATTAGCTATGTCTGTAGCAGGTGTACTTCTCCATCCAAATTTTGTTCAAATGGTGCAGTCAAGGAATCCTCTTAGTTTATTTGGTGCACCTGTGACACCAGCTAGTTATGGTTCGTCAGTTATTCCAATTCTTATTATGGTTTGGTTGATGAAGTATATTGAGAAGTTTATTGGTAAATTAACACCAGCTGTTACTAAAAGTTTTTTACAGCCTACGCTGGTATTATTAGTATCAAGCTTTATTGCCTTAGTTGTAGTCGGGCCTATTGGAGTAATTGTTGGTGAAGGATTATCAAATCTAGTTGGGCAAATGTATGGTGTAGCTGGATGGCTTACATTAGCTATTCTTGGTGCTATTATGCCATTTATTGTTATGACTGGAATGCATTGGGCGTTTGCACCTATATTTTTGGCGGCATCTATTGCTACTCCAGACGTATTAATTCTTCCAGCAATGTTGGGGTCAAACTTAGCTCAAGGGGCTGCTTCGATGGCTGTTGCATTAAAGAGTAAAAATAATAATACAAAACAAATTGCTTTTGCAGCAGGTTTCTCAGCGTTACTTGCAGGAATTACAGAACCTGCATTATATGGTGTAACTTTAAAATATAAAAAACCACTTTATGCAGCTATGATTGGTGGTGGATTAGCGGGCTTATTTGCTGGTCTTACAAGTGTTAAAGCATATCTCTTTGCTGTCCCATCCCTGATAGCATTGCCTCAATTTATTTATTCTGGCGTACCATCAAATATTGTTAACGCTCTAATTGTAGCGATTATTTCTGTTGTTATTACCTTTGTCTTAGCTTATATATTTGGAATCGATGAAGAAGAGAGTTCTAGCTCTGTAGAAGTTGAGGCTGGAGTTTCAAATAAAAAAGTAGTATTTTCTCCTATATCAGGAGAAATCATTCCGTTAAGAGATGTCCAGGATAAAACATTTTCAGATAAACTAATTGGAGACGGAGTAGCGATTATCCCAAGTGAGGGTAAGGTTTATGCACCATTCGATGGGGAAATTACAAATATTTTTCCGACTAAGCACGCAATTGGGTTGAAGAGTGATGAGGGCGTTGAGTTATTAATTCATATTGGATTAGATACTGTTGAACTAAAAGGTCAAGGTTTTATTAGTTATGTAGAAGAAGGAGACAGAATTTTCAAAAATCAATTGATTTTTGAAATGGACTTAAATTTGATTAAGGACAAAGGCTATGAAACAGTGACACCAGTGATTGTAACGAATACCAATGATTTCTTAGATGTTTTAGTAT